In a genomic window of Thermodesulfobacteriota bacterium:
- a CDS encoding ABC transporter ATP-binding protein has protein sequence MDAIISVKNLSKTYASGQHALKNVNLDIRRGEIFALLGPNGAGKTTLISIICGIVNPGSGTVLADGHDIITEYRKTRSIIGLVPQELTTDVFESVGATMSFSRGLFGKPPDDAYIEKILRDLSLWDRKDTKIITLSGGMKRRVLIAKAFAHEPRILFLDEPTAGVDVELRRDMWNMVRRLRESGVTIILTTHYIEEAEQIADRIGIINHGEIILVEDKHTLKRKLGRKQLRLTLRSPISRIPEGFSEFSLELAPDGMTLVFDFDANAGETGIAGLLKRLDERGVDFSDVHSSESSLEEIFVNLVRNGN, from the coding sequence ATGGACGCAATCATATCCGTAAAGAACCTGAGCAAGACATACGCCTCGGGGCAGCACGCGCTCAAGAACGTCAACCTCGACATAAGGCGCGGGGAGATATTCGCCCTCCTCGGCCCGAACGGAGCGGGGAAGACTACGCTCATCAGCATAATATGCGGCATAGTGAACCCCGGCTCGGGGACGGTGCTCGCCGACGGGCACGATATCATCACCGAATACAGGAAGACCCGCTCCATCATCGGGCTCGTTCCGCAGGAGCTGACGACGGACGTTTTCGAGTCGGTCGGGGCGACGATGAGCTTCAGCCGGGGCCTGTTCGGGAAGCCGCCCGACGACGCCTACATCGAAAAGATTCTCCGCGATCTTTCGCTATGGGACAGGAAGGACACGAAGATAATCACGCTCTCGGGCGGCATGAAGCGGCGTGTCCTCATTGCCAAGGCGTTCGCCCACGAGCCCCGGATACTCTTCCTCGACGAGCCCACGGCGGGGGTGGACGTCGAGCTCAGGCGCGACATGTGGAACATGGTCAGGCGGCTCAGGGAAAGCGGCGTAACGATAATCCTGACGACCCATTACATAGAAGAGGCCGAGCAGATTGCAGACCGCATCGGGATAATAAACCACGGCGAGATCATACTCGTCGAGGACAAGCACACGCTCAAGCGAAAGCTCGGGCGGAAGCAGCTCAGACTCACGTTAAGAAGCCCGATATCCCGGATACCCGAGGGGTTTTCGGAGTTCAGCCTCGAGCTCGCCCCGGACGGGATGACGCTCGTATTCGACTTCGACGCCAACGCCGGGGAGACGGGCATAGCCGGGCTCCTGAAGCGGCTCGACGAGCGGGGCGTCGATTTCAGCGACGTGCATTCGAGCGAGAGCTCTCTCGAAGAGATATTCGTCAACCTCGTGAGGAACGGGAATTGA
- a CDS encoding diguanylate cyclase gives MIFIAELQTQDSDITSTFMAAKKTYVDPFAEDDREGMAQAALDSFEEQIAIIDKTGRIVAVNTAWESFPDRQPAGVLDRPPIGTNYLARLRRHNPAGGKISTVIRNIKSLVRGDKGKFTVEIPSHTGSKKRWLQLSVTRLINGGEPAGAVLSYSDITARKLAELAARKHSMTDQMTGILNRRAGLEALRKQIKLCERHGRSFTACYIDLDNLKLVNDSYGHKEGDRAITTIVKLIGGVLRESDVMCRLGGDELLLMLHETTIEGSGTVLKRIHSAVDARNARSKKPYSIEFSYGLAEYTPGCKRTAEDLVDMADRDMYRMKLVRKTVALSR, from the coding sequence ATGATATTTATTGCGGAGCTGCAAACACAGGATTCGGACATCACGAGCACGTTCATGGCCGCGAAGAAAACGTACGTAGACCCCTTTGCCGAAGACGACCGTGAAGGCATGGCGCAGGCTGCGCTCGATTCTTTCGAAGAGCAGATAGCCATAATCGACAAAACCGGCAGGATCGTCGCCGTAAACACCGCATGGGAAAGCTTCCCCGACAGGCAGCCCGCGGGCGTCCTCGACAGGCCCCCCATCGGGACCAACTACCTGGCGCGGCTGAGAAGGCACAACCCCGCAGGGGGCAAGATTTCGACCGTAATCAGGAACATCAAGAGCCTCGTGAGGGGCGATAAGGGGAAATTCACCGTCGAGATCCCGAGCCACACAGGCAGCAAAAAGAGGTGGCTTCAGCTCTCCGTAACCAGGCTCATAAACGGCGGCGAGCCGGCGGGCGCCGTCCTTTCCTATTCGGACATCACCGCCAGGAAGCTGGCCGAGCTGGCCGCGCGCAAGCATTCCATGACCGACCAGATGACCGGAATCCTCAACCGGAGGGCGGGGCTCGAGGCGCTCCGGAAACAGATAAAGCTCTGCGAGCGCCACGGGAGGAGCTTTACCGCGTGCTATATCGACCTCGACAACCTCAAGCTCGTAAACGACAGCTACGGGCACAAGGAAGGCGACAGGGCGATCACCACCATCGTCAAGCTCATAGGCGGCGTGCTGAGGGAATCGGACGTCATGTGCAGGCTCGGCGGGGACGAGCTTCTTCTCATGCTTCACGAAACGACGATCGAGGGGAGCGGGACAGTTCTCAAGAGAATCCACTCCGCGGTCGATGCCCGGAACGCCCGGAGCAAAAAGCCCTACAGCATCGAGTTCAGCTACGGGCTGGCCGAATACACGCCGGGCTGCAAGCGCACCGCCGAGGACCTCGTGGACATGGCCGACAGGGACATGTACAGGATGAAGCTCGTCAGAAAAACCGTCGCCCTTTCGAGATAG
- a CDS encoding ABC transporter permease, with product MNFYAVMAIYKFEMARMWRTLFRSIASPIISTSLYFVVFGAAIGSRIGDIGGVTYGAFIVPGLVMLTLMSESISNASFGIYMPRFAGTIYELLSAPVSSMEAVLGYVGAAASKSVILGTLILVTARVFVPYHIQHPLWMVGFLILTAVTFSMFGFIIGIWADGFEKLQIVPLMIVTPLTFLGGSFYSIHMLPPFWQKVTLFNPVVYLISGFRWSFYGVSDVDVRISLGMTLVFLTVCIVLVWWIFRTGHKIKN from the coding sequence TTGAACTTCTACGCCGTAATGGCCATATACAAATTCGAGATGGCGCGCATGTGGAGGACGCTTTTTCGGAGCATCGCCTCGCCTATAATCTCGACGTCGCTTTACTTCGTCGTCTTCGGGGCTGCGATAGGCTCGCGCATAGGCGACATAGGCGGCGTCACGTACGGGGCCTTCATCGTGCCGGGGCTCGTGATGCTGACGCTCATGAGCGAGAGCATATCGAACGCCTCGTTCGGGATATACATGCCGAGGTTCGCCGGGACGATTTACGAGCTTTTGTCGGCCCCCGTGTCGAGCATGGAGGCCGTGCTCGGATACGTCGGCGCGGCTGCGTCGAAGTCCGTCATACTCGGGACGCTCATACTCGTAACGGCGCGCGTCTTCGTCCCGTACCACATACAACACCCGCTCTGGATGGTCGGGTTCCTTATACTGACGGCGGTCACGTTCAGCATGTTCGGGTTCATAATCGGCATATGGGCCGACGGGTTCGAGAAGCTGCAAATCGTGCCGCTCATGATCGTGACGCCGCTCACGTTCCTCGGGGGCAGCTTCTACTCGATCCACATGCTGCCGCCCTTCTGGCAGAAGGTGACGCTCTTTAACCCCGTCGTTTACCTCATAAGCGGGTTCAGGTGGAGCTTCTACGGCGTCTCGGACGTGGACGTGCGCATAAGCCTCGGAATGACCCTCGTCTTCCTGACGGTGTGTATAGTCCTGGTCTGGTGGATCTTCCGGACGGGGCACAAGATAAAGAACTAG
- a CDS encoding DUF3237 domain-containing protein → MKLAYLVTLNVELGGKGPSPVGPGPFGTRLVAGAAGGTFHGPRLMGKVLPGGGDYILSDKDGLWHLDVRLVLETDDGAFIYLQYAGVLEMNDRIREARAAGRAMEFGEAYFMIQPRFETGDPRYAWLNGVVSAGEGRIVPGKVEYKIYALENG, encoded by the coding sequence ATGAAACTCGCATACCTCGTAACGCTTAACGTAGAGCTCGGCGGCAAAGGCCCCTCCCCCGTCGGCCCCGGCCCGTTCGGCACGCGGCTCGTCGCCGGCGCCGCCGGAGGGACGTTCCACGGGCCCCGCCTCATGGGGAAGGTTCTCCCCGGCGGCGGCGACTACATACTGTCGGACAAGGACGGCCTGTGGCACCTCGACGTCCGGCTCGTTCTCGAAACCGACGACGGCGCTTTCATATACCTACAGTATGCGGGCGTTCTCGAAATGAACGACAGGATACGCGAGGCGCGCGCGGCCGGGCGGGCCATGGAATTCGGCGAGGCGTATTTCATGATACAGCCCCGGTTCGAGACGGGCGACCCGCGGTACGCGTGGCTTAACGGCGTAGTCTCGGCCGGCGAGGGGCGTATCGTCCCTGGCAAGGTCGAGTACAAAATCTACGCCCTCGAAAACGGCTGA
- a CDS encoding chloride channel protein, whose amino-acid sequence MAEDIPSEPSHSPIPVAPSLDDPTVGRKAPRGGSVIDGGTVRITVYSLVLGLVGGLVAQALTALIGFITNIAFYGRLSTEFVSPAGNHLGIFVVIVPVAGALIVGIMARYGSQAIRGHGIPEAMEQVLTNRSRIQPRLTFLKPVSSAIAIGTGGPFGAEGPIIATGGAFGSLLGQLLHTTNDERKTLLAAGAAAGMAGTFGSPVAAVLLAVELLLFEFKARSLIPVAMASVAATVVRISFLGADPIFAMPHIAAPGAAAIGVYVALGALTGLAAVYVTRAVYGLEDLFARIPVHWMWWPAIGAVAVGVVGYFAPDTLGVGYNVIDDILSGGIAGKTLAVLFILKFVSWSIALSSGTSGGTLAPLFTIGGGLGAVLGAGAVILLPAAGIDPNTAALVGMAAMFTGASRAFLTSVVFAFETTLEPHGILPLLGGCGAAYLVSALMMRYSIMTEKIERRGIKVPAEYGIDALAGILVRECASYKVSSLETGRTLREIKSWLNSGLDGSGHQGYPVLDENGELKGMLTRKDVFSSSLPDTARLFELVTRRPVTIYEDDTLRDAMDVMSENDIGRLPVVIRSHPGRVVGILTRSDVMTANKKHLNEARRSEASIQWLAIR is encoded by the coding sequence ATGGCGGAAGATATACCTTCAGAACCATCGCATTCACCGATCCCGGTAGCGCCGTCCCTCGACGACCCGACCGTCGGCCGTAAAGCGCCGCGCGGGGGCTCCGTTATCGACGGCGGCACCGTCAGGATAACAGTATATTCCCTGGTGCTCGGCCTCGTCGGCGGGCTCGTCGCACAGGCCCTCACCGCGCTCATAGGCTTCATAACCAACATCGCCTTTTACGGCAGGCTCTCGACGGAGTTCGTATCTCCGGCAGGCAACCACCTCGGCATCTTCGTGGTCATCGTCCCGGTCGCGGGCGCGCTCATCGTCGGCATAATGGCCAGGTACGGATCGCAGGCTATACGCGGGCACGGCATACCCGAGGCCATGGAGCAGGTGCTCACCAACAGGAGCCGCATACAGCCGCGCCTCACGTTTTTGAAGCCCGTTTCGTCGGCGATAGCCATAGGCACGGGCGGGCCGTTCGGCGCCGAAGGGCCGATCATAGCGACGGGCGGGGCGTTCGGCTCGCTCCTCGGCCAGCTCCTCCACACGACCAACGACGAGCGGAAAACGCTGCTAGCGGCCGGAGCCGCCGCGGGCATGGCCGGGACGTTCGGGAGCCCCGTGGCCGCCGTGCTGCTGGCGGTGGAGCTTTTGCTCTTCGAATTCAAGGCGCGCTCGCTCATCCCCGTCGCCATGGCCAGCGTCGCCGCGACGGTCGTGAGAATCTCGTTTCTCGGGGCGGACCCGATCTTCGCAATGCCCCACATAGCCGCTCCGGGCGCGGCGGCAATCGGCGTATACGTCGCCCTGGGCGCCCTGACCGGCCTGGCGGCTGTATACGTGACCAGGGCCGTGTACGGCCTTGAGGACCTGTTCGCCAGGATACCCGTGCACTGGATGTGGTGGCCGGCCATAGGGGCGGTCGCCGTCGGAGTGGTCGGATACTTCGCCCCGGATACGCTCGGGGTAGGATACAACGTAATCGACGACATCCTGTCGGGCGGTATAGCGGGGAAAACGCTCGCCGTCCTGTTCATATTGAAGTTCGTATCGTGGTCCATAGCGCTGTCGAGCGGGACGTCGGGCGGGACGCTCGCGCCGCTCTTCACGATAGGCGGCGGCCTCGGGGCGGTGCTCGGGGCGGGGGCGGTGATTCTTCTCCCGGCGGCGGGAATAGACCCCAACACCGCCGCGCTCGTCGGAATGGCGGCGATGTTCACGGGGGCGTCGAGGGCTTTTCTCACCTCGGTCGTGTTCGCGTTCGAGACGACGCTCGAGCCCCACGGCATACTGCCCCTCCTCGGCGGCTGCGGCGCGGCGTACCTGGTATCGGCCCTCATGATGCGGTACTCGATAATGACCGAGAAGATAGAGCGCCGGGGGATAAAAGTCCCGGCGGAATACGGTATCGACGCCCTGGCGGGCATACTCGTCAGGGAATGCGCGTCGTACAAGGTGAGCTCGCTCGAAACGGGGCGGACGCTCCGCGAAATAAAATCGTGGCTGAATTCCGGGCTGGACGGCAGCGGGCACCAGGGCTACCCCGTCCTCGACGAAAACGGCGAGCTCAAGGGCATGCTTACCAGAAAGGACGTCTTTAGCAGCAGCCTTCCGGACACGGCCCGGCTGTTCGAGCTGGTTACACGCCGGCCCGTTACGATATACGAGGACGATACGCTCCGCGACGCCATGGACGTAATGTCCGAGAACGACATAGGCAGGCTCCCCGTCGTGATACGCTCGCACCCCGGCAGGGTCGTCGGGATACTCACCCGGAGCGACGTCATGACGGCCAACAAGAAGCATCTCAACGAAGCTAGGCGCTCCGAAGCCAGCATCCAGTGGCTCGCGATCAGGTAG
- a CDS encoding Glu/Leu/Phe/Val dehydrogenase — translation MYELFDSPAYNEAVMQFRRASERIASDDGLEERFELPQRTLVVSCPVRMDDGTQKVFSGYRVQHNQTLGPYKGGIRYHPEVDMGEVAALAMTMTWKCGLAELPFGGAKGGISVDPGKLSEGEIERLTRRYTAEILPIIGPNEDIPAPDLGTNPQVMAWIMDTYSMSKGFTVPSIVTGKPVLIGGSLGREEATGFGVAYVTEDTLERFHKRSPDVKVVIQGFGNVGTYTALKLRDLGIKVVAVSDVSGGIYNPEGLPVEELVEIVRRKGFVTEHGGGDRITNEELLALECDVLIPAALGRVIHKDNAPRLKCKIVVEAANNPTTADGDDILRERGILVVPDILANAGGLIVSYFEWVQGLQEYYWSRDVVHDELKKRMKSTFTRVAEFAEKEEIPMRLAALMLGIDRVARAKRLRGLYP, via the coding sequence ATGTACGAGCTTTTCGATTCACCCGCCTATAACGAAGCCGTCATGCAGTTCAGGAGGGCCAGCGAGCGCATCGCGAGCGACGATGGCCTCGAAGAGAGATTCGAGCTTCCCCAAAGAACTCTGGTCGTAAGCTGCCCCGTCAGGATGGACGACGGCACGCAGAAGGTGTTCAGCGGCTACAGGGTTCAGCACAACCAGACCCTCGGGCCGTACAAGGGCGGAATCCGCTATCATCCCGAAGTGGACATGGGCGAGGTCGCCGCGCTGGCGATGACGATGACGTGGAAGTGCGGGCTTGCGGAGCTCCCGTTCGGCGGGGCGAAAGGAGGCATATCCGTCGATCCCGGGAAACTTTCGGAAGGCGAGATCGAAAGGCTCACGCGGAGATACACGGCCGAGATACTCCCCATAATCGGCCCGAATGAAGACATCCCCGCGCCCGACCTCGGCACGAACCCGCAGGTGATGGCGTGGATAATGGACACATACAGCATGTCGAAGGGGTTTACCGTGCCCTCGATCGTTACGGGCAAGCCCGTTCTCATAGGCGGCTCGCTCGGGCGCGAAGAGGCGACGGGCTTCGGCGTCGCGTACGTAACGGAGGATACGCTCGAAAGATTCCACAAGCGCTCGCCGGACGTGAAGGTCGTCATACAGGGGTTCGGCAACGTCGGCACGTACACCGCCCTCAAGCTCAGGGACCTCGGGATAAAGGTAGTCGCAGTGAGCGACGTCAGCGGCGGCATATACAACCCCGAGGGCCTCCCCGTCGAAGAGCTCGTCGAGATAGTCAGGCGTAAGGGGTTCGTGACGGAGCACGGCGGGGGCGACAGGATAACCAACGAAGAGCTCCTCGCACTCGAATGCGACGTGCTGATCCCGGCTGCGCTCGGGCGCGTGATACACAAGGACAACGCGCCCAGGCTAAAGTGCAAGATAGTAGTCGAGGCCGCCAACAACCCGACGACGGCCGACGGGGACGACATACTCCGCGAGCGCGGCATACTCGTCGTGCCCGACATCCTGGCCAACGCCGGCGGGCTCATCGTTTCTTACTTCGAATGGGTGCAGGGGCTCCAGGAATATTACTGGTCGAGGGACGTCGTCCACGACGAGCTGAAGAAGCGCATGAAGTCCACCTTTACGCGTGTGGCCGAATTCGCGGAGAAGGAGGAGATACCGATGCGCCTCGCGGCGCTCATGCTCGGCATCGACCGCGTCGCCCGGGCGAAGAGGCTCCGGGGGCTGTATCCCTGA
- a CDS encoding carboxymuconolactone decarboxylase family protein produces the protein MARVRYIEEETSDNPVVKEAFERMRLKRGKVTNIYKALAHKPSILAAIGPFVAAVQAPDEVDAKLKEKIILRVSKLNRSAYCCHAHEQISAKMGFTPEEIAEMDAPAAAGIGPGEKAALRYAEALTLNPGDIPEDVFTELKKHFSESQIVEITMVAALYNMVNRFNEALKLDPEEY, from the coding sequence ATGGCAAGAGTGCGGTACATAGAGGAAGAGACCTCGGATAATCCCGTGGTGAAAGAGGCTTTCGAGCGGATGAGGCTGAAGAGGGGGAAGGTTACGAACATCTACAAGGCGCTTGCGCACAAGCCGTCGATACTGGCCGCGATAGGGCCGTTCGTCGCGGCCGTTCAGGCCCCGGACGAGGTGGACGCGAAGCTCAAGGAGAAGATAATCCTCCGCGTCTCGAAGCTGAATCGCTCGGCATATTGCTGCCACGCGCACGAGCAGATAAGCGCGAAGATGGGCTTCACGCCCGAAGAGATAGCGGAGATGGACGCCCCGGCGGCCGCGGGCATCGGCCCCGGCGAGAAGGCCGCGCTCCGGTACGCCGAGGCTCTCACGCTTAACCCGGGGGACATCCCCGAGGACGTGTTCACCGAGCTGAAGAAGCATTTCAGCGAATCGCAGATCGTTGAGATAACGATGGTCGCGGCGCTTTACAACATGGTGAACAGGTTCAACGAGGCGCTCAAGCTGGATCCGGAGGAGTATTGA
- a CDS encoding IPTL-CTERM sorting domain-containing protein, with amino-acid sequence MRKDVLYMPLRVFLSTLIFTLAAFGLTASAQVIFSSDESQFLSDNPDLDFQNFLSAPAPDGTFIVCNAPVDASSNDDCFTPGQILPGIAFIDNPGPDLGSMLVFGANYALNANPRGPLTTNTFADTFDIVFSASDTTRAGFLAGCMGSIGPCSDQMTVQVFGAGDALIGSTSVAVSSAFNTFVGVTSDETITRINLSNTIDTANNVEGILNISFGAPPTPTPAPVVTNIPTLSEWGMIATALMLAAFGMLALRRRRTAQRHGRALKQRSVTCGLASRVRDTAPGASSPGRRGRCRA; translated from the coding sequence ATGCGGAAAGATGTCCTGTACATGCCTTTACGAGTGTTCCTATCGACCCTGATTTTCACTCTTGCGGCTTTCGGACTCACGGCATCCGCACAGGTGATTTTCTCGTCCGACGAGTCCCAGTTCCTGTCGGATAATCCGGACCTCGACTTTCAGAATTTCCTGAGCGCCCCGGCGCCAGACGGAACCTTCATTGTATGCAACGCTCCGGTCGACGCCAGCTCCAACGACGACTGCTTCACGCCGGGTCAGATTCTCCCGGGAATAGCGTTTATCGACAATCCCGGTCCCGATCTCGGCTCCATGCTCGTATTCGGCGCCAACTACGCATTAAATGCCAATCCGAGGGGCCCCTTGACCACCAATACGTTCGCCGACACCTTCGATATCGTCTTCTCAGCCTCTGACACGACCCGTGCAGGGTTCCTGGCCGGTTGTATGGGTTCGATCGGCCCGTGCAGCGATCAAATGACCGTGCAGGTTTTCGGGGCCGGCGACGCGCTCATCGGCTCGACGTCGGTCGCCGTTTCGAGCGCATTCAACACCTTCGTCGGCGTAACTTCGGACGAAACGATTACGAGGATAAACCTCTCGAATACAATCGACACCGCAAATAATGTAGAGGGTATTTTGAACATCAGCTTCGGGGCGCCGCCGACACCGACGCCCGCACCCGTCGTTACGAACATACCCACGCTCTCGGAATGGGGAATGATAGCGACTGCGCTAATGTTGGCAGCGTTCGGGATGCTCGCGCTCAGGAGAAGAAGGACGGCCCAGCGGCACGGTCGGGCGCTTAAACAACGTTCCGTAACGTGCGGGCTCGCATCCCGCGTCAGGGATACAGCCCCCGGAGCCTCTTCGCCCGGGCGACGCGGTCGATGCCGAGCATGA